One Plasmodium cynomolgi strain B DNA, chromosome 12, whole genome shotgun sequence genomic region harbors:
- a CDS encoding hypothetical protein (putative) — translation MRKKKRSTEGKVWTDALNNLEKVHQNKYSLTKDTLHERSRPEPEIIEHILEELENKIRFYFKLYKMEKDKRTDCEKKNYYLHEELNQTYTTLEKNKLYTDKLENKLHNIKENQSSLIDTVRRIDLLYIQLDTLVQSFSGVCTQVAAEVNAYGMNTNSRRNTMKTLLDYIYPCRTLDPRINSLYGVLYYGSIGLLKDGKFQSPPIPPIPPVVPSEGDGWLPPSRYAPHNDVVLTDSHQRSSHLGAPFGGSFSDPMRQSGSGTSFNKESSKENYADDTLFSKYVEDEQNKQVRRNEYDMNKPNFSHLIPQDLQGFCIKIGFLEISYKKENARIICVVRYDSETSTSAIQNTSRVTKPRDMNGRANGGKYIFNIDYTINLTSLPQKNAGDIPSFMIDVHDVNGKTLVGSARCSFISEKTLMRDASWDIYSRVANAKPEIIGKMHVSVFACPQNSLLPAEIFNKARQQSTLGAPYGESNPSVAPSGDDRKVESNVKVTFQKSALLSKSIEERDQPSQMGVKPPGQPHVQSQVKPQGQSPVKPPGQPLAQPLSANNTGKGASLVKRGNKVNFKPYTSKNVDPASSTDANKSNTDVKGSTPQKGASKGFSVNRKNGDSSKHADSGNKSVTPVGSQPTQEGEKSGTISLIQSRIRNLAKQFESKNDTSGGTGEDASSGSTTPVKGSASKLGGPLKKGLPLSSSKGASVPEAKNGEPQGEQKVGQTEGKTAGQKVGQAEGQTEGQKAALEKGPVGLKKSSPMLKEGMIKIKLPLLGKKDLAKKADPVTSAKSDTSALAKNDPVGVAQSDAAPPAKSDPADAAKKDSDLKDSDLKDNNVASKTIKPILKIKVEPKKENLNKLFKKMPLKTPLASKEQEEKDSGAAKKATPSEKLTAKTAASASQAAPPSAPQGAAPPKAEPELTKVEKNLEKKTSIKNKMLALLKKNPGDPSAILKKPVPKPVSAAPAEVESQSSTDGPDLKNLLEKAKKNAIYIDKNKVNVKLNKKVEIKREIKKFVPKLKNFDPVLPLSCRPLAAFRVPAVRHSCRAASPGPGLHVPNLSCKQLA, via the exons atgagaaagaaaaaaaggagcaccgAGGGGAAGGTATGGACTGATGCGTTGAACAATTTGGAGAAGGTGCATCAAAACAAGTACAGCCTAACGAAGGACACACTTCATGAAAGGTCTCGACCAGAACCAGAAATTATTGAACACATATTAGAAGAactagaaaataaaattaggtTCTATTTCAAgttgtacaaaatggagaaagatAAAAGAACcgattgtgaaaaaaaaaattattacttgCATGAAGAGCTCAACCAGACTTACACGacattagaaaaaaacaaactctACACGGATAAgttagaaaataaattgcatAACATTAAAGAAAATCAGAGTTCCTTGATAGATACAGTTAGACGTATTGACCTCTTATACATACAGTTAGACACCCTGGTACAGTCCTTTTCTGGTGTTTGCACACAAGTAGCGGCGGAGGTTAATGCCTACGGGATGAACACGAACAGTAGGAGAAACACCATGAAGACTTTACTGGATTATATTTACCCATGTAGAACGCTTGACCCTCGCATTAATTCTCTTTACGGAGTGTTATATTATGGATCTATTGGGTTACTAAAAGATGGAAAATTTCAGAGTCCTCCCATTCCGCCTATCCCTCCAGTGGTGCCATCTGAAGGGGACGGTTGGCTACCCCCTTCGAGGTATGCCCCTCACAATGATGTTGTCCTGACCGATTCTCATCAAAGGAGCAGTCATCTTGGTGctccatttgggggaagCTTCTCCGACCCGATGAGGCAAAGCGGAAGTGGAACCTCCTTCAACAAGGAGAGCTCCAAGGAGAACTATGCTGATGATACGCTATTCTCCAAGTACGTCGAAGatgaacaaaacaaacaggTACGACGAAACGAGTATGATATGAACAAGCCAAATTTCAGCCATCTTATCCCTCAGGATTTACAAGGGTTTTGTATCAAAATTGGTTTCCTAGAAATTAGCtacaagaaggaaaatgcaAGAATTATTTGCGTCGTTCGATACGACAGTGAGACGAGTACCTCTGCAATTCAGAACACGAGTAGAGTGACCAAACCAAGGGATATGAATGGACGTGCCAATGGgggcaaatatatttttaacatcGATTATACAATTAATTTAACTTCACTGCCACAAAAAAACGCAGGAGATATCCCCAGTTTTATGATAGATGTACACGACGTCAATGGGAAAACACTGGTTGGATCTGCTAGGTGTTCCTTCATTAGTGAGAAAACCCTAATGAGAGATGCGTCGTGGGACATTTACTCAAGAGTTGCAAATGCGAAGCCGGAGATAATAGGGAAAATGCATGTCTCTGTGTTTGCTTGTCCTCAGAATTCACTCCTCCCCGCTGAGATTTTTAACAAGGCGAGGCAGCAGTCGACGTTGGGTGCTCCATATGGAGAGAGCAACCCAAGCGTCGCTCCCTCCGGGGACGATCGGAAGGTGGAGAGCAACGTCAAAGTGACCTTTCAGAAGAGTGCCCTCCTGAGCAAGTCTATCGAGGAGAGGGATCAGCCATCGCAGATGGGTGTGAAGCCGCCGGGACAGCCGCATGTGCAGTCGCAAGTGAAGCCGCAGGGACAGTCGCCTGTGAAGCCGCCGGGACAGCCTCTTGCGCAGCCGCTCTCCGCTAACAACACAGGGAAGGGGGCGAGCCTCGTTAAGAGGGGAAATAAGGTCAACTTCAAGCCATATACTTCGAAGAATGTCGACCCGG CCTCCTCGACGGACGCCAACAAGTCTAACACCGATGTGAAGGGAAGCACTCCCCAGAAGGGAGCCTCCAAAGGATTTAGTGTCAATCGCAAGAATGGAGACAGTAGCAAGCATGCAGACAGTGGCAACAAAAGTGTCACCCCGGTTGGGAGTCAGCCTACtcaggagggagaaaaaagcgGCACCATTTCCCTAATTCAGAGTCGAATCAGAAATCTAGCGAAACAGTTCGAGTCGAAGAATGACACATCCGGGGGGACTGGGGAGGATGCCAGCAGTGGCTCCACGACCCCCGTTAAGGGGAGTGCTAGCAAGCTGGGAGGTCCTTTGAAGAAAGGTCTACCTCTCTCGAGCAGTAAGGGAGCTAGTGTCCCCGAggcgaaaaatggggagccACAGGGAGAGCAAAAGGTAGGGCAAACGGAAGGAAAAACGGCAGGGCAAAAGGTAGGGCAAGCGGAAGGCCAAACGGAAGGACAAAAAGCCGCGTTAGAGAAGGGCCCAGTCGGCTTGAAGAAGAGCTCCCCAATGTTGAAGGAGGGGATGATTAAAATTAAGTTACCTTTGCTGGGAAAGAAGGACTTGGCGAAGAAAGCGGACCCGGTAACCTCTGCAAAAAGCGACACCTCGGCCCTAGCAAAAAATGACCCTGTAGGCGTAGCACAAAGTGATGCCGCACCCCCTGCAAAGAGCGACCCTGCAGACGctgcaaaaaaggacagCGACCTGAAGGACAGTGACCTGAAGGACAACAACGTCGCCAGTAAGACCATAAAACCAATTCTAAAGATAAAAGTAGAacccaaaaaagaaaacttaaACAAgctgtttaaaaaaatgcccctGAAGACACCCCTTGCATCTAAGgagcaagaagaaaaagattcTGGTGCTGCGAAAAAGGCCACCCCTAGTGAGAAGCTGACGGCGAAGACCGCTGCAAGTGCCAGCCAGGCCGCTCCTCCAAGTGCTCCCCAGGGCGCTGCCCCACCCAAAGCAGAACCCGAACTCAcgaaagtggaaaaaaatttggagaaaaaaacatcaattaagaataaaatgcttgcccttttgaagaaaaatccaGGGGACCCCTCGGCAATCTTGAAGAAGCCCGTTCCCAAGCCGGTGTCTGCTGCGCCCGCGGAGGTGGAATCAC AGTCCAGCACAGATGGACCCGACCTGAAGAACCTActcgaaaaggcaaaaaaaaacgccatcTACATCGACAAGAATAAGGTGAACGtgaaattaaacaaaaaggtggaaatcaagagggaaataaaaaagttcgTTCCAAAGCTCAAAAATTTCGA TCCTGTGTTGCCGCTATCTTGCCGCCCCCTTGCCGCATTTCGGGTGCCAGCAGTTAGGCACAGCTGCCGTGCCGCCAGCCCAGGCCCAGGATTGCACGTGCCAAACCTGAGCTGTAAACAACTGGCATAA
- a CDS encoding hypothetical protein (putative) yields MIERVRNYARIAPFAICLLFLPLQFSKKWKGFPNVHLFSFLLGIMLNGILEIKIDDRKYVDWVVQRVLSYSLCISLMMTFSCMKKKAIACEGREVEEGETACTEEEGKKKKSLYNLLIRSSRVAPFGIAFMFGAVGTLIGGVTSYHLTKRFLLQNDTKGSEERLRKNTSCFVATYIGGYINFVEVADLLAVDTLERNSMFILDDLFTNLLLITLPLWKHEPLSLNTSECISKQNGNVVKLSDEQGEVKDREEITHLLCDSARYASYGSFVNDEDWPLPLGEDHQVERHQVEHHQVKHHQVKHHQVKHHQVKHHQVKHHQVYSLPPLLCKCLCDCLSVVLIIGLSTKVLSDYEFIYQFVTSYIPADKFKTYILFALTFGYLFCLDCIAHLMANRITRRTKRAAVFVTHIYFRATEYYSTVLHLLTVYYLSLSGMSIDVSVLCSIVKPLTMLVVCLLATHLICVFFFSYMFNVVTKWSRLVLHVDEVLLAINANVGGPSTAALMSDVLGRPDLAFAATFWGVFGYFVATHAAMGMYALL; encoded by the exons ATGATTGAACGGGTGAGGAACTACGCACGCATTGCCCCCTTCGCGATTTGCTTGCTGTTTTTGCCACTTCAgtttagcaaaaaatggaagggcTTCCCAAATGTGCATTTGTTCAGCTTCCTTCTGGGCATAATGCTCAATGGAATTCTCGAAATAAAAATCGACGACAGAAAGTACGTAGACTGGGTTGTGCAACGGGTACTGTCTTACTCGTTATGCATATCCCTTATGATGACTTTTTcgtgtatgaaaaaaaaggcaattgCGTGTGAGGGGCGTGAAGTTGAGGAAGGTGAAACTGCTTGCacagaggaggaaggaaagaaaaaaaaatccttgtaCAATTTACTAATTCGCAGCAGTAGGGTTGCGCCCTTTGGCATCGCTTTTATGTTCGGCGCTGTTGGGACACTCATCGGAGGAGTCACTTCTTACCACTTAACGAAAAGGttccttttgcaaaatgacaCAAAGGGGAGTGAAGAACGTTTGAGGAAAAACACCAGCTGCTTCGTTGCTACATACATCGGGGGCTACATAAATTTTGTGGAGGTCGCTGACCTGTTAGCGGTGGACACTTTGGAAAGAAACAGCATGTTCATATTAGACGATTTATTTACCAATCTGCTTCTTATCACTTTGCCCTTATGGAAACAT GAACCGCTGTCACTGAACACCAGTGAATGCATCTcgaagcaaaatggaaatgtaGTGAAGCTATCTGATGAACAGGGGGAAGTGAAGGACAGAGAAGAAATAACACACCTCCTGTGTGATTCAGCACGGTATGCATCATACGGGTCGTTCGTAAATGATGAGGACTGGCCGTTACCCCTAGGGGAGGACCACCAGGTAGAGCGCCATCAGGTAGAGCACCACCAGGTAAAGCACCACCAGGTAAAGCACCATCAGGTAAAGCACCACCAGGTAAAGCACCATCAGGTAAAGCACCACCAGGTGTACTCCTTACCCCCACTGCTGTGCAAATGCCTATGTGACTGCCTATCCGTGGTGCTCATAATAGGACTGAGCACGAAAGTACTGAGCGACTACGAGTTCATCTATCAGTTTGTCACTTCCTATATCCCGGCTGACAAATTCAAAACGTACATTTTATTTGCGCTTACCTTTGGCTACCTATTCTGCCTGGATTGCATTGCACACCTTATGGCCAATCGGATAACGAGACGCACAAAGAGAGCAGCAGTTTTTGtcacacatatttatttcaGGGCCACAGAGTACTACTCAACCGTTTTGCACCTTTTAACAGTTTACTATTTGTCCCTTTCGGGGATGTCCATTGATGTGAGCGTTTTGTGTAGCATTGTAAAGCCGCTGACCATGTTAGTGGTATGTCTACTAGCGACTCATttaatttgtgttttttttttttcgtacatGTTTAACGTGGTTACCAAGTGGTCTCGCCTGGTTTTACATGTAGACGAAGTTTTGCTAGCCATCAATGCAAATGTCGGGGGGCCCAGTACTGCTGCGCTCATGTCCGATGTGCTGGGCAGACCTGATTTGGCCTTTGCCGCCACCTTCTGGGGTGTCTTTGGTTACTTCGTGGCGACGCATGCGGCCATGGGTATGTACGCACTTTTGTAA
- a CDS encoding syntaxin 5 (putative): MPYVDKTEEFFKAVERLSNDNFDFRKDRNVGQDTEVNELASKITDLLHRGNQKLQQLERCVRQKGIFNDKTSQIEELTYEVKQTITDATNDVDALVQYVCNLNISNPQGRTHLDNVIFSLKNRLFEFTKKFKDVLHIRSEHIKKQVNRRNMYSYTTTESTFSNDNYKFTPLRDIDIEGGQQQTLKMPERTSYLHSRADAMENIQKVIGDLAQMFQKVATMVTQQDEMIRRIDEDIDTSLYNTREGQNYLLSYFNRLTSTRTLILQIFACIFIMIVFFVLFT; this comes from the exons ATGCCGTATGTGGACAAAACGGAGGAGTTCTTCAAAGCGGTTGAACGGCTGAGCAATGACAACTTCGACTTTAGGAAGGATAGGAATGTTGGTCAAGACACTGAGGTGAATGAGCTGGCGTCGAAAATCACGGACCTGCTGCACAGAGGCAACCAAAAGTTGCAGCAGTTGGAGCGAT GTGTCCGACAGAAGGGAATTTTCAACGACAAGACTTCCCAAATAGAAGAGCTAACTTACGAAGTTAAGCAAACCATCACAGACGCTACCAACGATGTAGATGCACTAGTGCAGTATGTTTGTAACCTGAATATTAGCAACCCGCAGGGGAGGACGCACCTGGACAACGTTATTTTCTCCCTAAAGAATCGCCTTTTTGAGTTTACGAAGAAATTTAAGGATGTGCTGCACATTCGGAGCGAG cacataaaaaagcaaGTGAATCGCAGAAACATGTACTCCTACACGACGACCGAGTCGACATTCAGCAATGACAACTACAAATTCACGCCCCTTCGGGATATCGACATTGAGGG tGGGCAGCAGCAGACCCTGAAGATGCCTGAAAGGACGTCCTATTTGCACTCCAGGGCGGACGCAATGGAAAACATACAAAAGGTAATCGGGGACCTAGCGCAGATGTTCCAAAAGGTCGCAACAATGGTGACTCAGCAGGATGAAATGATTCGGCGGATCGACGAGGACATTGACACTTCCCTTTACAACACGAGGGAGGGGCAGAACTACCTCCTATCGTACTTCAACCGGCTGACATCCACGCGGACACTGATACTACAG ATTTTCGCCTGCATATTCATCAtgatagttttttttgtgctgtTCACGTGA